A single Campylobacter concisus DNA region contains:
- a CDS encoding ABC transporter ATP-binding protein, whose amino-acid sequence MKFEIKNLSCGYDKKIVIENFNANLQDGDIFCLLGSNGVGKTTTFKTILGFLKPLGGEILIDGKDALKMSEKERASFISYVPQAHTPPFAFSVFDVVMMSANARLGIFERPSKKDEEIALDALKTLNLESFKDKIYTDLSGGERQMVLIARALAQRSKVMLLDEPTANLDFGNQMRVLKEIKKLAKQGYIIILTSHQPEQVFYLNAKVAMLGRDKNYIYGEASEVMNGENLKKIYGVDIRVVKNIIDEREHYSCVMVD is encoded by the coding sequence GTGAAATTTGAGATAAAAAATTTAAGCTGTGGCTACGACAAAAAGATCGTTATAGAAAATTTCAATGCAAATTTACAAGACGGCGACATCTTTTGCCTGCTTGGTAGCAATGGCGTTGGCAAAACGACGACGTTTAAGACGATACTTGGCTTTTTAAAACCACTTGGGGGAGAAATTTTAATAGACGGCAAAGACGCGCTAAAGATGAGTGAAAAAGAGCGAGCAAGCTTTATAAGCTACGTCCCGCAAGCTCACACACCGCCATTTGCTTTTAGCGTTTTTGACGTTGTGATGATGAGTGCAAATGCAAGGCTTGGTATATTTGAACGGCCCAGCAAAAAGGATGAAGAGATAGCGTTAGATGCATTAAAGACGCTAAATTTAGAGAGTTTTAAAGATAAAATTTACACCGATCTAAGCGGTGGCGAGCGGCAAATGGTGCTGATAGCTAGGGCTTTGGCGCAGCGCTCAAAGGTGATGCTGCTTGATGAGCCAACGGCAAATTTAGACTTTGGCAACCAAATGCGAGTTTTAAAAGAGATAAAAAAGCTCGCAAAGCAAGGCTATATCATCATCCTCACCTCTCATCAGCCAGAGCAGGTCTTTTATCTAAACGCGAAAGTTGCAATGCTTGGTCGTGATAAAAACTATATCTACGGCGAGGCTAGCGAGGTGATGAACGGCGAAAATTTAAAGAAAATTTACGGCGTAGATATACGAGTGGTGAAAAATATCATCGATGAGCGCGAGCATTACTCTTGCGTGATGGTGGATTGA
- a CDS encoding ABC transporter substrate-binding protein — translation MGRKERKKAREFNDYFNDNIKFVSQKTANLTPKKRVLVLNYSSGNFSTISSKDIGAEYISVAGGINLSSELSYGVLKISKAINEEQVIIFNPDIIITNSQKSADAIAKNASFAKLKAVQNGEIFVVPSGVYLWSVRSAEGALYPLWLAKTFYPEQFSDLNLEQKTREFYERFYNYKLSDIELKEILHPSGEF, via the coding sequence TTGGGGCGAAAAGAGCGTAAAAAGGCACGTGAGTTTAATGACTATTTTAACGACAACATAAAATTTGTAAGCCAAAAAACAGCAAATTTAACGCCAAAAAAGAGAGTTTTGGTGCTTAACTATAGCTCAGGAAACTTTAGCACCATTAGCTCAAAAGATATCGGCGCTGAGTATATTAGCGTGGCTGGTGGTATAAATTTAAGCTCAGAACTAAGCTATGGGGTTTTAAAAATTTCAAAAGCGATAAATGAAGAGCAAGTCATCATCTTTAACCCAGATATCATCATCACAAATTCACAAAAAAGTGCCGATGCTATCGCTAAAAACGCATCATTTGCCAAGCTAAAAGCTGTGCAAAATGGAGAAATTTTTGTAGTGCCAAGTGGCGTTTATCTTTGGAGCGTAAGAAGTGCTGAAGGTGCGCTCTATCCACTTTGGCTGGCTAAGACATTTTACCCAGAGCAGTTTAGCGATCTAAATTTAGAGCAAAAAACAAGAGAGTTTTACGAGAGATTTTATAACTACAAGCTAAGTGATATTGAGCTAAAAGAAATTTTGCACCCAAGTGGTGAATTTTGA
- the sdhA gene encoding 8-methylmenaquinol:fumarate reductase flavoprotein subunit: MSEKFTRREFLQSACISVGALATTAGATNVFAGELPKGNENGLPSVDVLIIGSGGAGLRAATAVRKQYPNSTVVVATKMMPSRNATCMAEGGINGVTDFSNGDSFKLHAYDTVKGAAYLADQDAVVKFCEAAGAVIHELDHNGMLFSRIDNGDVSRKDNGDVAFRFMGGASKKRCNYAADKTGHILMHACLDDAITAGVKFLMDHELLEIGLEDGKVEGVVLRNIQDGQIYPVLCKSLVIATGGYTRIFYNRTSVPFIATGDGIAAALKAGLGFEDPEMLQFHPTGVQNGGTLITEAARGEGGYLLNNKGERFMKNYHEKMELAPRDVVARAIETEIREGRGFGEGMSAYVLCDVRHLGKDTIMKKLPKIRHTAMLFQNIDLIEQPVPIRPTAHYSMGGIEVAKFDDMSTKIPGIYVGGEASCVSIHGANRLGGNSLTDAVVTGDLAGKGAGAYAQNAKFASGKKTSELAKMWQDKFKSIATGEGGVNDMYALREELGKNNWDLMGIFRTGAKLDQLSKNLEAIQAKYDTLKVPNQNPVMNTAFTDYVELGNLILLSRAACLAAQNRLESRGAHTREDYPKRDDVNFLKHSIVTLKDGKLELSYKDVVTGIFSLDGKKPE; the protein is encoded by the coding sequence ATGAGTGAAAAATTTACCAGAAGAGAATTTCTACAAAGTGCCTGTATCAGCGTAGGTGCGCTAGCTACAACGGCTGGTGCGACCAACGTTTTTGCTGGCGAGTTGCCAAAGGGCAATGAAAATGGCTTACCATCTGTTGATGTGCTAATAATCGGCTCTGGTGGTGCTGGACTTCGTGCAGCAACAGCCGTTCGCAAGCAATATCCAAACTCAACCGTAGTTGTTGCTACAAAAATGATGCCATCTCGCAATGCGACCTGTATGGCGGAGGGCGGAATAAACGGCGTTACTGACTTTAGTAATGGTGATAGCTTCAAGCTTCACGCTTATGACACAGTTAAAGGTGCGGCTTATCTTGCCGATCAAGATGCAGTTGTGAAATTTTGCGAGGCAGCAGGTGCAGTCATTCACGAGCTAGACCACAATGGCATGCTCTTTTCTCGTATAGACAATGGTGACGTGTCCCGTAAAGATAATGGTGATGTTGCGTTTCGCTTCATGGGTGGCGCTAGCAAAAAGCGCTGTAACTACGCAGCTGATAAAACTGGCCATATTTTGATGCACGCCTGTCTTGATGACGCTATCACGGCTGGCGTTAAATTTCTAATGGATCATGAGCTACTTGAGATCGGTCTTGAGGATGGCAAGGTTGAAGGCGTCGTTCTTCGCAACATCCAAGATGGTCAAATTTACCCAGTTCTATGCAAATCTCTTGTCATCGCAACTGGCGGATACACTAGAATTTTTTATAACCGCACATCAGTTCCATTTATAGCAACTGGTGATGGCATCGCTGCTGCGCTTAAAGCAGGTCTTGGTTTTGAAGACCCTGAGATGCTTCAGTTTCACCCAACTGGCGTTCAAAATGGCGGTACACTAATCACAGAAGCAGCCCGCGGTGAAGGTGGATACTTATTAAATAACAAGGGTGAGCGCTTTATGAAAAACTATCACGAAAAGATGGAGCTAGCTCCTCGTGACGTCGTCGCTCGTGCAATCGAGACAGAAATTCGCGAAGGCAGAGGCTTTGGCGAGGGTATGAGCGCTTACGTGCTTTGTGACGTTCGCCACCTTGGCAAAGATACTATTATGAAAAAGCTTCCAAAAATTCGCCACACAGCTATGCTTTTTCAAAATATCGATCTAATCGAGCAACCAGTGCCTATCCGCCCAACAGCTCACTACTCAATGGGTGGCATAGAGGTAGCTAAATTTGATGATATGAGCACAAAAATCCCTGGAATTTACGTAGGTGGCGAGGCTTCATGTGTATCTATCCACGGTGCAAACCGCCTTGGTGGAAACAGCCTAACTGACGCAGTTGTAACTGGCGATCTAGCTGGCAAGGGTGCTGGTGCTTACGCTCAAAATGCAAAATTTGCAAGCGGAAAGAAAACTTCTGAGCTAGCAAAAATGTGGCAAGATAAATTTAAATCTATCGCAACAGGCGAGGGTGGTGTAAATGATATGTATGCACTTCGTGAAGAGCTTGGTAAAAACAACTGGGATCTAATGGGTATCTTTAGAACTGGCGCAAAACTTGATCAGCTCTCTAAAAATTTAGAAGCTATCCAAGCAAAATATGACACCCTCAAAGTGCCAAATCAAAACCCAGTCATGAACACAGCATTTACTGACTATGTCGAGCTTGGCAACCTTATACTTCTTTCTCGTGCAGCATGTCTTGCAGCGCAAAATCGTCTTGAGAGCCGTGGTGCTCATACAAGAGAGGACTATCCAAAAAGAGATGATGTAAATTTCTTAAAACACAGCATAGTCACACTAAAAGACGGCAAGCTTGAACTTAGCTACAAAGATGTTGTGACAGGCATATTTTCACTTGACGGCAAGAAGCCAGAGTAA
- the sdhB gene encoding 8-methylmenaquinol:fumarate reductase iron-sulfur subunit has protein sequence MKIIIDRFDGTKKYESTYELTNEEIKGKTLLTVLLDIKQKKDATLNFTASCRSAICGACAVRVNGHSYLACDTKMNELLAEYDNPESIRISPLGNFRVISDLMVDWEPSIENLRKIKPSITAKSEFSAEKGCKQSQKEYEKVALEWDCILCGACASECNKLEADASDYMQPFVFVHAYRAAFDSRSKDPMPHLKPAIDNGLWMCVKCQECADRCPKGISACKDITDLRIMAIQKGFDDGMGPDHAEAFLTDLVDGSGRLNEIKLALRSEGVFRNMGKMDIAANLMLAGKMNPLHIFGEEDIEGHDDLVKMINAARKAASKE, from the coding sequence ATGAAAATTATTATCGACCGCTTTGACGGAACTAAAAAATATGAATCAACTTATGAGCTAACAAATGAAGAGATCAAAGGCAAAACTCTTTTAACAGTGCTTCTTGATATCAAACAAAAAAAGGATGCGACGTTAAATTTCACAGCATCTTGCCGCTCAGCGATATGTGGAGCATGTGCTGTTAGAGTAAATGGTCACTCGTATCTAGCTTGCGATACGAAGATGAACGAGCTTTTGGCTGAGTATGACAATCCAGAGAGTATAAGAATTTCTCCACTTGGAAATTTCAGGGTCATCTCTGATCTTATGGTGGACTGGGAGCCAAGTATCGAAAATTTACGCAAGATAAAGCCTAGCATTACTGCTAAGTCAGAATTTAGCGCAGAAAAAGGCTGTAAGCAAAGTCAAAAAGAGTATGAAAAAGTAGCGCTTGAATGGGACTGCATACTTTGCGGTGCGTGCGCTAGTGAGTGTAATAAACTTGAAGCTGATGCGAGCGATTATATGCAGCCATTTGTATTTGTGCATGCTTATAGAGCGGCATTTGACTCACGTAGCAAAGATCCTATGCCGCATCTAAAACCAGCTATCGATAATGGCCTTTGGATGTGTGTAAAGTGTCAAGAGTGTGCTGACCGCTGTCCAAAAGGTATAAGCGCATGTAAAGATATAACTGATCTTCGCATTATGGCTATACAAAAAGGTTTTGATGATGGCATGGGACCAGATCACGCTGAGGCATTCTTAACTGATCTAGTTGATGGTTCAGGCAGACTAAATGAGATCAAGCTTGCACTTCGCTCTGAGGGAGTGTTTAGAAATATGGGCAAAATGGATATCGCTGCAAATTTAATGCTTGCAGGTAAGATGAATCCGCTTCATATTTTCGGAGAAGAGGACATAGAAGGACATGATGATCTAGTAAAAATGATAAATGCGGCTCGCAAAGCTGCTAGTAAGGAGTAA
- the sdhE gene encoding 8-methylmenaquinol:fumarate reductase membrane anchor subunit produces MQNEFAFFPGCVLSQAAKEAKMSLEAIAPILGWKLHEIKGWSCCGAQQAQDVDPIATLVANARNIALAEQMNMPMLTTCSTCMLTLTRAKTTLDKGAKDRINTFLAEGNMKYNGSTEITSLLWVLYQNVETLRAKVVKPLSGLKVALFYGCHSLRPEKDLHNRESSVNPKSFETVVGALGATIVPFEKRLDCCGFHASYPAGTSVRKMSSQIVNNADENGADVVVTPCPLCQMQLDIYQERYQDENHSNVRKPIIHLSQLVGLALGLSVEDLGLDLNIIDATKMA; encoded by the coding sequence ATGCAAAACGAATTCGCTTTTTTCCCAGGATGCGTACTCTCTCAAGCAGCTAAAGAGGCTAAGATGTCGCTTGAGGCTATCGCTCCGATACTTGGCTGGAAGCTTCACGAAATAAAGGGCTGGAGCTGCTGTGGTGCCCAACAAGCACAAGACGTTGATCCTATCGCTACGCTTGTGGCAAATGCTAGAAATATAGCACTTGCAGAGCAGATGAATATGCCGATGCTTACTACATGCTCAACTTGTATGCTAACTCTAACAAGAGCTAAAACTACGCTTGATAAGGGTGCAAAGGACCGCATAAATACTTTCTTGGCTGAAGGTAATATGAAATATAATGGCTCAACCGAGATCACAAGCCTTCTTTGGGTGCTTTATCAAAACGTAGAAACGCTAAGAGCAAAGGTTGTTAAGCCACTTAGTGGGCTAAAAGTAGCGCTATTTTACGGCTGTCATAGCCTAAGACCTGAAAAAGATCTTCATAACAGGGAAAGCTCAGTCAATCCAAAGAGCTTTGAAACTGTTGTAGGCGCACTTGGTGCTACTATCGTGCCATTTGAGAAAAGACTTGACTGCTGTGGTTTTCACGCTAGTTACCCAGCTGGCACATCTGTAAGAAAAATGTCAAGCCAGATCGTAAATAATGCCGATGAAAACGGCGCTGACGTAGTTGTCACACCATGCCCACTTTGTCAAATGCAACTTGACATCTACCAAGAGAGATATCAAGATGAAAACCACTCAAATGTGAGAAAGCCTATCATTCACCTCTCTCAGCTTGTAGGTCTTGCACTTGGACTATCTGTTGAAGATCTTGGACTTGATCTAAATATCATCGACGCTACAAAGATGGCGTAA
- the htpG gene encoding molecular chaperone HtpG gives MADKFEFQTEVNDLLNLMIHSLYSNKEIFLRELISNSNDALDKLNYLCLTDEKYKSLSYTPRIDIKVDDKAKTLTISDNGIGMDKDELIANLGTIARSGTKGFMKNLSGNAKKDSSLIGQFGVGFYSAFMVANKIEVISKRALSDKAYKWTSDAKSYEIEDTQKDSFGTDIILHLNDDEFANSWRIEEIVKKYSNHIPYPIFMDKQSYVAPKEGEKEGTYETKNEQINKANALWRLNKASLKEQDYNDFYKQISHDSSDPLLYIHTKAEGKIEYSTLFYAPSTEPFDLFRVDYQSGVKLYVKRVFITDDAKELLPPYLRFIKGIIDVEDLPLNVSREILQENAIMRSVKEQSVKKILSELAKLKDNDREKYIKFYKLFGKVLKEGLYGFNAEKEQILDLCLFKSSKRDGLISLKEYKEAMKEDQKSIYYISGNNENMLRNSPLLESFKKNDIEVLIMDEEIDTIVMPMVNEFDKTPLKSVSHADINDEIKSGEKVDESKVANTLVKMKEILKDEVKDVRLSSRLSSSAAVLIYDKNDPDYAMQEMLKQMGQGVNAPKVKPILEINADHEIFAKLEKNEAMVYDIAPLLLDMARLNEGMSLENPAKFSELLTKVMLKAI, from the coding sequence ATGGCAGATAAATTTGAATTTCAAACCGAGGTCAATGACCTTTTAAATTTGATGATCCACTCTCTTTACTCAAATAAAGAGATATTTTTAAGAGAGCTCATCTCAAACTCAAATGACGCTCTTGACAAGCTAAACTATCTTTGCTTAACTGATGAAAAGTATAAAAGCTTAAGCTACACTCCAAGGATCGACATCAAAGTAGATGATAAGGCTAAGACTTTAACCATCAGCGACAATGGTATCGGCATGGATAAAGACGAGCTTATCGCAAATTTAGGCACGATAGCAAGAAGTGGCACAAAAGGTTTTATGAAAAATTTAAGCGGCAATGCCAAAAAAGATAGCTCGCTGATCGGTCAGTTTGGTGTTGGCTTTTACTCAGCATTTATGGTGGCAAACAAGATCGAGGTCATAAGCAAACGAGCACTTAGCGACAAAGCCTATAAATGGACATCTGATGCAAAAAGCTATGAGATCGAAGACACCCAAAAAGATAGCTTTGGAACGGACATCATCTTACATTTAAATGACGATGAGTTTGCAAATTCTTGGCGTATCGAAGAGATAGTCAAGAAGTATTCAAATCACATTCCTTATCCTATATTTATGGATAAACAAAGCTATGTCGCTCCAAAAGAAGGCGAAAAAGAAGGCACATATGAGACTAAAAATGAGCAAATAAACAAGGCAAATGCGCTTTGGAGGCTAAACAAAGCTAGCCTTAAAGAGCAAGATTATAACGACTTTTATAAGCAAATTTCTCACGATAGCAGCGACCCGCTCCTTTACATCCACACAAAAGCTGAGGGTAAGATCGAGTACTCAACTCTATTTTATGCGCCAAGCACCGAGCCATTTGATCTATTTAGAGTTGATTACCAAAGTGGCGTGAAGCTCTATGTGAAAAGAGTTTTCATCACAGATGATGCAAAAGAACTCTTGCCGCCATATTTAAGATTTATCAAGGGTATCATTGATGTTGAGGACTTGCCACTAAATGTTAGCCGCGAAATTTTACAAGAAAATGCGATCATGCGAAGTGTCAAAGAGCAAAGCGTGAAAAAAATCTTAAGCGAGCTTGCAAAGTTAAAAGATAACGACCGCGAAAAATACATAAAATTTTACAAACTATTTGGCAAGGTTTTAAAAGAGGGGCTTTATGGATTTAACGCTGAAAAAGAGCAAATTTTAGATCTTTGCCTATTTAAAAGTTCAAAAAGAGACGGACTTATCAGCCTAAAAGAGTACAAAGAAGCGATGAAAGAGGATCAAAAGTCGATCTACTACATCAGCGGCAACAATGAAAATATGCTAAGAAATTCTCCGCTTCTTGAGAGTTTTAAGAAAAATGATATTGAGGTTCTTATTATGGATGAAGAGATCGATACGATCGTTATGCCAATGGTCAATGAATTTGACAAAACACCTCTAAAATCAGTCTCACACGCTGATATAAATGATGAGATCAAAAGCGGTGAGAAGGTCGATGAGAGCAAGGTTGCAAACACGCTTGTTAAAATGAAAGAAATTTTAAAAGATGAAGTCAAAGATGTAAGACTAAGCTCAAGACTCTCAAGCTCGGCTGCGGTGCTAATTTACGATAAAAACGATCCTGATTACGCTATGCAAGAGATGCTAAAACAAATGGGACAAGGCGTAAATGCTCCAAAAGTTAAACCGATCTTGGAGATCAACGCTGATCATGAAATCTTTGCAAAACTTGAGAAAAATGAGGCGATGGTTTATGACATCGCGCCTTTACTTCTTGATATGGCAAGGCTAAATGAGGGCATGAGCCTAGAAAATCCTGCTAAATTTTCAGAGCTATTAACGAAAGTCATGTTAAAAGCTATCTAA
- a CDS encoding lysophospholipid acyltransferase family protein: protein MILSKIRALFFAIEFVISVVLVVFFMWLFNDKNRAIRKFWGRSQRFFGGYKLEVIGDFSDEANILLINHQSMLDIIVIEELHPKNVCWIAKAQIGKIPIIGKILSLPKMIAVERENKHSLIKLLSEAKDRVENGRVLAIFPEGTRSQTNKLLPFKGGAKLLVEKLNLKVQPIVIVGSDAMKVKEFSFKKADIKLFCLDLVDTSKENWLEATRESMQKVLDKNRK, encoded by the coding sequence ATAATCTTGTCAAAAATTAGAGCTTTATTTTTTGCTATTGAGTTTGTTATCAGCGTTGTTCTAGTCGTCTTTTTTATGTGGCTATTTAATGATAAAAATAGAGCCATAAGAAAATTTTGGGGAAGATCACAAAGGTTTTTTGGTGGATATAAACTTGAAGTGATAGGCGATTTTAGTGATGAAGCAAATATCTTACTTATAAACCATCAAAGTATGCTTGATATCATTGTCATCGAAGAGCTACACCCAAAAAATGTTTGCTGGATCGCAAAGGCACAGATCGGTAAAATTCCTATAATTGGTAAAATTTTAAGTTTGCCAAAAATGATAGCGGTTGAGCGTGAAAATAAACACTCACTTATAAAGCTTTTAAGCGAAGCAAAAGATAGGGTTGAAAATGGTCGTGTTTTAGCGATATTTCCCGAAGGAACAAGATCTCAAACCAATAAGCTTTTGCCTTTTAAAGGTGGTGCAAAACTATTAGTTGAAAAACTAAATTTAAAAGTTCAGCCTATCGTTATAGTAGGAAGCGATGCTATGAAAGTGAAAGAATTTAGCTTTAAAAAAGCGGATATCAAGCTCTTTTGCCTTGATTTAGTCGATACTTCAAAAGAAAACTGGCTAGAGGCGACTAGAGAGAGTATGCAAAAAGTTCTAGACAAAAATAGAAAATAA
- a CDS encoding SH3 domain-containing protein has translation MVKRTLFIALLALNLFAANTDEVSVFDMMDEAREDKFVNSPSSKPQTKTPSEEEISRKLVSPRSIAPQPERITPEQMRNIVPTNEPDISVPDNQVYDKIKIKDLLLKATNIPKNVVVGEIFSVEIVADTQSDLEFEFETQLDETNIKWLNKKNFQWVKSEDNKYVGTFYLEATSIDAKTLKVGLDLKRNGENYQSSSINIFLPKLKELRSDENYNHIVADNLEVKKFKTTKFDDINNIMVVEIYGNNVDLSAFNIENKTILKQGVDTINGDFNSQSAYYFAVFKPNKKSLDFNYYNLKKAKFESFSLPVSVEDDDVSTQIGLNPKQSEFSTYKDITIYSCAVIFILLAVWRRRLSYFFVATIFIALGIYTYNPFGKAVLKPDISVSILPTKNSTIFYTSRKNENVEILDTKGDYSKILFADGKIGWVKKDNLVKN, from the coding sequence TTGGTAAAACGAACACTTTTTATCGCCCTACTCGCGCTAAATTTATTTGCTGCAAACACCGATGAAGTCAGCGTTTTTGACATGATGGATGAGGCAAGAGAGGATAAATTTGTAAATAGCCCAAGTTCAAAGCCTCAAACAAAGACTCCAAGCGAAGAAGAAATATCAAGAAAGCTCGTCTCACCACGCTCTATCGCCCCACAGCCAGAGCGTATCACTCCAGAGCAGATGCGAAATATCGTTCCGACAAACGAACCAGACATCAGCGTCCCTGATAATCAAGTCTATGACAAGATAAAAATAAAAGACCTCCTTTTAAAAGCGACAAATATTCCTAAAAATGTCGTCGTAGGAGAAATTTTTAGTGTTGAGATCGTAGCTGATACGCAAAGTGACCTTGAGTTTGAGTTTGAGACACAGCTTGATGAAACAAATATCAAATGGCTAAATAAGAAAAATTTTCAATGGGTAAAAAGCGAAGACAACAAATATGTAGGTACTTTTTATCTTGAGGCAACAAGCATTGATGCAAAGACTTTAAAAGTTGGCTTGGATCTAAAAAGAAATGGCGAAAACTATCAAAGCTCAAGTATAAATATCTTTTTACCAAAGCTAAAAGAGCTTAGAAGTGATGAGAACTACAACCATATCGTGGCTGATAATCTTGAAGTTAAGAAATTTAAGACAACAAAATTTGATGATATAAACAATATCATGGTTGTAGAAATTTATGGCAACAACGTAGATCTAAGTGCTTTTAATATTGAAAATAAAACGATATTAAAGCAAGGCGTAGATACGATAAATGGCGACTTTAACTCACAAAGTGCATATTATTTTGCAGTATTTAAGCCAAATAAAAAATCGCTTGACTTTAACTACTACAACCTAAAAAAGGCTAAATTTGAAAGTTTTTCTTTGCCGGTGAGTGTTGAAGATGACGATGTCAGCACACAGATCGGACTAAATCCAAAACAAAGTGAATTTAGCACCTATAAAGATATCACGATATACTCTTGCGCGGTAATTTTTATATTATTAGCTGTTTGGCGCAGAAGGCTTAGCTACTTTTTCGTAGCAACCATTTTTATAGCACTTGGAATTTATACCTACAACCCTTTTGGTAAGGCTGTTCTAAAACCAGATATTAGCGTTTCGATCTTGCCTACAAAAAACTCAACCATTTTTTACACATCTCGTAAAAATGAAAATGTAGAAATTTTAGACACAAAAGGCGACTACTCAAAAATTTTATTTGCTGATGGTAAGATTGGCTGGGTAAAAAAGGATAATCTTGTCAAAAATTAG
- the purQ gene encoding phosphoribosylformylglycinamidine synthase I, giving the protein MKVAIILFPGTNCEEDTAHAFKLLGCQTQIIWHKEDRIDADLVVLPGGFSYGDYLRTAAIAKFSPAMQAVKEHAKKGGYILGICNGFQMLLELGLLKGAMRRNENLNFVSKYHHLKVISNNNKFLANLAKDEVVNIPIAHGEGNYYTDEDTLKSLYDNEQVLLKYCDSHGNEINPNGSVDSIAGICDESKRIFGLMPHPERACEKILGTDDGMKMLKGLVW; this is encoded by the coding sequence ATGAAAGTAGCCATCATACTTTTTCCTGGCACAAACTGCGAAGAAGATACAGCTCACGCCTTTAAGCTACTTGGCTGCCAAACGCAGATCATCTGGCACAAAGAAGATAGAATCGATGCTGATCTAGTCGTTTTGCCTGGTGGTTTTAGCTATGGCGACTATCTAAGAACGGCTGCGATAGCTAAATTTAGCCCAGCTATGCAGGCTGTAAAAGAGCATGCGAAAAAAGGTGGCTACATTTTAGGAATTTGCAATGGCTTTCAGATGCTTCTTGAGCTTGGACTTTTAAAAGGTGCGATGAGAAGAAATGAAAATTTAAATTTTGTCTCAAAATATCACCATCTAAAAGTGATCTCAAATAACAATAAATTCCTAGCAAATTTAGCCAAAGACGAAGTGGTAAATATCCCTATCGCTCACGGCGAGGGCAACTACTACACCGACGAAGATACGCTAAAAAGCCTATATGATAACGAGCAAGTCTTGCTAAAGTACTGCGACAGCCACGGCAATGAGATAAATCCAAATGGCTCAGTTGATAGCATAGCTGGGATTTGCGATGAGAGTAAGAGGATCTTTGGTCTTATGCCTCACCCTGAACGCGCTTGCGAGAAAATTTTAGGCACAGATGATGGCATGAAGATGTTAAAAGGGCTAGTTTGGTAA
- the purS gene encoding phosphoribosylformylglycinamidine synthase subunit PurS, with translation MKAVVNIALRSGVLDPAGKAVEHALNSLGFSGVSNVRIGKQIVLDIDESDKSKAKEQLKVMCEELLANTVIEDYEIVL, from the coding sequence ATGAAAGCTGTTGTAAATATAGCATTAAGAAGTGGGGTCCTTGACCCTGCTGGCAAAGCAGTAGAGCACGCTTTAAATTCTCTCGGATTTAGCGGTGTATCAAATGTCAGGATAGGCAAACAAATCGTTTTAGATATCGACGAGAGCGATAAAAGCAAGGCAAAAGAGCAGCTAAAAGTGATGTGTGAAGAGCTTCTAGCAAACACCGTCATCGAAGACTACGAGATCGTGCTATGA
- the purC gene encoding phosphoribosylaminoimidazolesuccinocarboxamide synthase, producing the protein MQKRELIYEGKGKKMYATDDANLLVAEFKDDLTAFDAQKRGNEAGKGALNNKISTQLFKLLESKGIVTDLVETISDTEQVVKKCEIIPLEVVVRNIATGSLSKRLGIKEGTVLPFTLVEFYYKNDDLHDPLVTDEHCIIMGLVKSEKDLQTLRHTAREINSILFKFFAERDLKLVDFKIEFGIDKDGNIILADEISPDSCRFWDAKTNEKLDKDIFRQDLGSVKVAYEEVLRRILS; encoded by the coding sequence ATGCAAAAAAGAGAACTTATTTACGAGGGAAAAGGTAAAAAAATGTATGCCACAGACGATGCAAATCTGCTTGTGGCTGAATTTAAAGACGATCTAACAGCATTTGATGCTCAAAAAAGAGGCAACGAAGCTGGAAAAGGCGCATTAAATAATAAAATTTCAACACAGCTTTTTAAGCTTTTGGAGAGTAAAGGCATCGTGACTGACTTAGTTGAGACTATCAGCGACACTGAGCAAGTAGTCAAAAAATGCGAGATTATTCCTCTTGAAGTTGTTGTTAGAAACATTGCAACTGGCTCACTTAGCAAAAGGCTTGGCATAAAAGAAGGCACAGTTTTACCTTTTACTCTTGTTGAGTTTTACTACAAAAACGATGATTTGCACGATCCATTAGTAACAGATGAGCACTGTATCATTATGGGATTAGTAAAGAGCGAAAAAGATCTTCAAACTCTAAGACACACAGCAAGAGAGATCAACTCTATATTATTTAAATTTTTTGCCGAAAGAGACCTAAAACTAGTTGATTTTAAAATAGAATTTGGTATCGACAAAGACGGCAATATCATTCTAGCTGATGAAATAAGCCCTGATAGTTGTAGATTCTGGGATGCTAAAACTAATGAAAAACTTGACAAAGATATATTTAGACAAGACCTTGGTAGCGTAAAAGTCGCTTACGAAGAAGTTTTAAGAAGAATTTTATCGTAA